The following are encoded together in the Cervus elaphus chromosome 30, mCerEla1.1, whole genome shotgun sequence genome:
- the LOC122686840 gene encoding COMM domain-containing protein 6: MVVALNRAMEESSEPQLDAKSKVTNQLIDFQWKLGMAVSSDSCRSLKYPYVAVMLKVADHSGQVKNKSFEITIPQFQNFYRQFKEIAAIIETV, translated from the coding sequence ATGGTGGTAGCCCTGAACCGTGCTATGGAGGAGTCCAGTGAGCCCCAGTTGGATGCTAAGTCCAAGGTCACCAACCAGCTCATAGATTTTCAGTGGAAGCTGGGTATGGCTGTCAGCTCCGACAGTTGCAGATCTCTTAAGTATCCTTATGTTGCAGTGATGCTCAAAGTGGCAGATCATTCAGGCCAAGTGAAGAACAAGTCCTTTGAAATAACAATCCCACAGTTTCAGAATTTCTACAGACAATTCAAGGAAATTGCTGCAATTATTGAAACTGTGTGA